A window of Castanea sativa cultivar Marrone di Chiusa Pesio chromosome 1, ASM4071231v1 contains these coding sequences:
- the LOC142636273 gene encoding protein ACCUMULATION AND REPLICATION OF CHLOROPLASTS 6, chloroplastic, whose protein sequence is MEALASRPLGLSIGLCSTPRLSLLPLPPPYSSKSHNKLSFSTTCSASKWADRLIADFQFFAEPSSSSSDHSSSTATLLPPLAPPERHVSIPIDFYRVLGAETHFLGDGIRRAYEARVSKPPQYGFTDDALISRRQILQAACETLTNSSSRRDYNQGLGEDHLGTILTEVPWDKVPGALCVLQEAGETELVIQTGESLLRERLPKSFKQDVVLVLALAYVDMSRDAMALSPPDFIRGCEVLGRALKLLQEEGASSLSPDLEAQIDETLEEITPRCVLELLALPLGDEYRSRREEGLLGVRNILWAVGGGGAAVIAGGFTREDFLNEAFLRMTTAEQVDLYVATPPTVPAECFEVYGVALALVAQAFVGKKPHLIKDADNLFQKLQQTQVTALDNAVLADTPRGNLEVDFALERGLCSLLVGELDECHSWLGLDSDNSPFRNPSIVEFILENSKDDYDKDLPGLCKLLETWLMEVVFPRFRDTKNIWFKLGDYYDDPKVLRYLERLEGVGGSPLAAAAAIVRIGAEATAVLDHVKASAIQALQKVFPLSNRDQRAGHQEDGDMNYSVPSVESEEPLGESDRGDSANLAEISGSNGSVEIHEEELIIDKIKDSSVKIMCAGVVIGLMTLVGLRYLPARHGSSVLRKEVGAAAASDVISVGLDDEKAGEELPKMDARIAEDLVRKWQNIKSQAFGPDHYIERLPELLDGEMLKIWTDRASEIAQLGWFYDYNLLNLTIDSITVSLDGRRAVVEATLEESAHLTVVDHPEQNASNSRTYTTRYEMSSSRSGWKITEGAVLEA, encoded by the exons ATGGAAGCCTTAGCCTCCAGACCCCTAGGCCTCAGCATTGGGCTCTGCAGCACTCCAAGACTTTCATTACTCCCACTCCCACCGCCTTACTCTTCAAAATCCCACAACAAGCTCAGCTTCTCAACCACCTGCTCCGCCAGCAAATGGGCCGACCGCCTCATCGCCGACTTCCAATTTTTCGCCGAaccttcctcctcctcctccgacCATTCTTCCTCCACCGCCACTCTTCTTCCTCCTCTGGCTCCTCCGGAGCGCCACGTGTCCATCCCCATCGACTTCTACCGTGTCCTCGGCGCCGAAACGCATTTCCTCGGCGATGGCATTAGGCGCGCTTACGAAGCTAGGGTTTCCAAGCCTCCACAGTACGGTTTCACCGACGACGCCTTGATTAGCCGCCGCCAAATCCTCCAAGCCGCTTGCGAAACCCTCACGAACTCGTCTTCGCGAAGAGATTACAATCAAGGCCTCGGTGAAGATCATCTCGGCACCATTCTCACCGAAGTCCCCTGGGACAAG gttCCTGGTGCTTTGTGCGTGTTGCAAGAGGCTGGAGAGACTGAGCTGGTTATTCAAACCGGAGAGAGTTTGCTTAGAGAGAGGCTGCCTAAATCGTTCAAGCAAGATGTTGTGTTGGTGTTGGCACTTGCTTATGTCGACATGTCGAGGGACGCAATGGCATTGTCTCCCCCGGATTTTATTCGGGGTTGCGAGGTGCTCGGAAGGGCTTTGAAGCTCTTGCAG GAAGAAGGGGCTAGTAGTCTTTCACCAGATTTAGAAGCACAGATTGATGAGACATTGGAAGAAATTACCCCACGTTGTGTTCTGGAACTTCTAGCCCTACCCCTAGGTGATGAATACCGCTCAAGAAGGGAAGAGGGCCTCCTTGGTGTGCGTAACATTTTGTGGGCTGTTGGGGGAGGAGGAGCTGCTGTTATTGCTGGAGGATTCACACGTGAGGATTTCCTGAATGAGGCATTCTTGCGTATGACAACAGCTGAGCAG GTTGATTTATATGTAGCTACACCACCTACTGTGCCAGCAGAATGTTTTGAAGTTTATGGAGTGGCACTTGCACTTGTTGCACAAGCCTTTGTTGGTAAAAAACCTCATCTCATAAAAGACGCTGATAACCTGTTCCAAAAACTTCAGCAAACTCAAGTAACAGCTCTTGATAATGCTGTCCTTGCTGATACTCCCAGAGGAAACCTTGAGGTAGACTTTGCATTGGAGAGGGGCCTTTGTTCATTACTTGTAGGGGAGCTTGATGAGTGTCACTCATGGTTGGGCTTAGATAGTGATAATTCACCTTTCAGAAATCCATCTATTGTAGAATTTATCTTGGAGAACTCAAAGGATGATTATGACAAGGATCTTCCTGGGCTTTGTAAACTGTTGGAGACATGGTTGATGGAGGTGGTTTTTCCCAGATTTAGAGATACTAAAAATATATGGTTCAAGCTTGGGGATTACTATGATGATCCCAAAGTCCTAAGGTATTTAGAACGGCTGGAGGGAGTTGGTGGTTCACCCTTAGCTGCAGCGGCAGCCATAGTGAGGATTGGCGCTGAGGCTACTGCAGTTCTTGATCATGTAAAGGCTAGTGCAATACAGGCGTTGCAGAAGGTGTTTCCTCTTAGTAACAGGGATCAGAGGGCTGGGCATCAAGAAGATGGTGACATGAATTACTCTGTTCCCAGTGTGGAAAGTGAAGAGCCTCTTGGAGAATCTGATCGAGGTGATTCTGCCAATTTAGCTGAGATTTCTGGAAGCAATGGCTCTGTTGAAATCCATGAAGAAGAATTGATTATTGACAAAATtaaagattcaagtgtgaagaTCATGTGTGCTGGTGTGGTCATTGGACTAATGACTTTGGTTGGCTTGAGGTATTTACCAGCTAGGCATGGCTCATCTGTTTTACGTAAAGAAGTTGGTGCTGCAGCAGCATCTGATGTCATCAGTGTAG GCCTAGATGATGAAAAAGCTGGAGAGGAATTACCCAAAATGGATGCAAGGATTGCAGAGGATCTAGTTCGCAAATGGCAGAATATTAAATCTCAAGCCTTTGGACCAGATCATTACATAGAAAGACTGCCAGAG CTTTTGGACGGAGAGATGTTGAAGATATGGACAGATCGTGCATCTGAAATTGCCCAGCTCGGTTGGTTCTATGACTATAATCTATTGAACCTCACTATTGACAGCATCACTGTCTCGCTAGATGGGCGGCGTGCTGTAGTGGAAGCAACCCTCGAAGAATCAGCCCATCTAACTGTTGTGGACCATCCAGAGCAGAATGCCTCCAACAGCAGAACCTACACAACGAGATACGAAATGTCTAGTTCCAGGTCAGGATGGAAAATTACTGAAGGAGCTGTCCTCGAAGCATAA